One genomic segment of bacterium includes these proteins:
- a CDS encoding AEC family transporter encodes MSCCYEIILSIFLMAGVGYLLKAIRFWGPAEGMVFSKTVLYVTLPCFILLALAGAKLTKEAFIVPIIFIFSSLLLGAVGYIIARLLSLPSSSTGTFILAVSFANTGFLGYPVIQGVFGNKGLAWAAIIDQFGMALPLNTLGIAIATYYGKTESEQNRFLTLLKSPPFIASIVALPLIGKSIPSYLNPLWRSMEFLRNATVPLIMLFIGISLRPSNFKNNWLPITIATLLKLFLHPLLVYSLSLPVGLSSLPLQVLIMQACMPTALMTVVFSEQFKLDHEFASGIVFLTTLSSIFTIPFMSQVLSSR; translated from the coding sequence ATGAGTTGTTGCTACGAGATAATCCTCTCCATCTTCCTGATGGCGGGAGTGGGGTATCTTTTGAAAGCTATCCGCTTTTGGGGACCAGCGGAGGGCATGGTTTTCAGCAAGACCGTTCTTTATGTTACCCTTCCCTGTTTCATCCTCCTTGCCTTAGCAGGGGCGAAGTTGACAAAGGAGGCTTTTATCGTCCCTATTATCTTCATTTTCTCCTCCCTGCTCCTTGGAGCAGTAGGGTACATTATCGCTCGCCTGCTCTCACTTCCTTCTTCTTCAACAGGCACATTTATCCTTGCTGTATCCTTCGCTAACACCGGTTTTCTCGGCTATCCCGTTATTCAGGGAGTTTTTGGTAACAAAGGTTTAGCTTGGGCGGCGATTATAGACCAGTTTGGGATGGCGCTTCCCCTAAATACATTGGGGATAGCCATTGCTACCTATTATGGGAAAACGGAGAGCGAGCAAAACAGATTCCTCACCCTATTGAAGAGCCCACCTTTCATAGCTTCTATTGTTGCTCTTCCCCTGATAGGAAAATCCATTCCTTCTTATCTCAATCCTCTTTGGCGTTCAATGGAGTTTCTTCGTAATGCCACGGTTCCCCTCATAATGCTTTTTATAGGCATCTCCCTTCGCCCCTCCAATTTCAAAAACAATTGGCTACCTATAACAATTGCCACACTCCTAAAGCTTTTCCTTCATCCCCTTCTCGTATATTCTCTTTCTTTACCGGTAGGTCTATCCTCACTTCCTCTTCAGGTCTTAATTATGCAAGCCTGTATGCCAACCGCTCTTATGACTGTTGTTTTCTCGGAGCAGTTCAAGCTCGACCACGAATTTGCCTCGGGAATAGTTTTCTTGACGACTCTATCATCAATCTTTACAATTCCATTTATGAGCCAGGTGTTATCTTCACGATGA
- a CDS encoding UvrD-helicase domain-containing protein: MTEAEEILKDLNPEQREAVLFNEAPLVIFAGAGSGKTKVLTYKVAYLIAQGVSPRNILAVTFTNKAAEEMRSRIISLVGEVGEEIWMGTFHSICARILRIDGEAIGLPSNFVILDEDDQLTLIKEIISQLTLDSEYYQPKMVLNLISRAKENLMGVWEFIQNAIGFLEKKVATIYKLYEDKKKLSKALDFDDLILYCVKLLREREDIREKWQDKFHYILVDEFQDVNYAQYELIKILGDKHRKISIVGDDDQSIYGWRGADFRLLLQFEDDFPEAKVIKLERNYRSPQTILDAAWSVIKNNKMRKAKRLWTDREGGDKIRFYEAESPQAEAKFVAQTIREMVEKEKRKYGDFAVLYRVNAQSRSFEEMFMSFGIPYKIVGGLRFFERKEIKEVVAYLKVITNPDDSFSLKRIIDVPPRKIGPVTLGKAEAFALEEEVSLYKAIQMLVESQTLPTVTLRSLRNFIDIIEGLRELSFSLPPSHLIREVLERTGYLKYIDNGTLEGTTRKENLQEFISFAREFEDKNPSADILALLERVALLTDVDTYEQTPDAVTLMTLHSAKGLEFPIVFIVGLEEGLLPHSRSLMSEMEIEEERRLLYVGMTRTKEKLFLSRSWNRSAYGGGKPSRFLQEIPKELLEEVAPTSSHYPSIHPQAESIIEKASPRESVKLKLKVGDKVKHMEFGEGVVLQIEPAEDDAIVTVFFSGLGSKRLLLSFANLQKI, from the coding sequence ATGACGGAAGCGGAAGAAATTCTGAAGGATTTGAATCCAGAGCAAAGAGAAGCGGTCCTCTTCAATGAAGCTCCCTTGGTGATATTTGCGGGGGCTGGTTCAGGGAAGACGAAGGTGCTTACATATAAGGTAGCATATCTCATCGCTCAGGGAGTATCGCCACGCAACATACTTGCTGTTACTTTCACCAATAAAGCGGCGGAGGAGATGCGTTCTCGCATAATCAGCTTGGTGGGGGAGGTAGGGGAGGAGATATGGATGGGGACCTTTCACTCAATATGTGCTCGCATCCTGAGAATAGATGGCGAGGCAATTGGGCTTCCCTCAAATTTCGTCATATTGGACGAAGATGACCAGCTAACTCTAATAAAGGAGATTATATCCCAGCTCACCCTTGACAGCGAGTATTATCAGCCGAAGATGGTGTTGAATTTGATATCAAGGGCTAAGGAGAATCTTATGGGGGTTTGGGAGTTCATACAGAATGCAATTGGCTTTTTGGAGAAGAAAGTTGCAACTATTTACAAGCTTTACGAGGACAAGAAGAAGCTGAGCAAGGCTTTGGATTTTGACGATTTAATACTATATTGTGTCAAGCTTTTGAGGGAGAGGGAGGATATAAGGGAGAAATGGCAGGACAAGTTTCATTATATATTGGTTGATGAGTTTCAGGATGTTAATTATGCCCAGTATGAGCTGATAAAGATTTTGGGAGATAAACATAGGAAAATCTCTATTGTAGGGGATGACGACCAATCAATTTATGGGTGGAGAGGTGCGGATTTTCGCCTTCTCCTCCAATTTGAGGATGATTTTCCCGAGGCGAAGGTGATAAAGCTGGAGAGAAACTATCGTTCTCCCCAAACCATCCTTGACGCTGCTTGGTCAGTTATAAAGAACAACAAGATGAGGAAGGCGAAGAGGCTTTGGACGGATAGGGAGGGAGGGGATAAGATACGCTTTTACGAAGCGGAGAGCCCGCAGGCGGAGGCGAAATTCGTTGCTCAAACGATACGGGAGATGGTGGAGAAGGAGAAGAGAAAATATGGAGATTTCGCCGTCCTCTATCGGGTCAACGCTCAATCAAGGTCTTTTGAGGAGATGTTTATGTCCTTTGGGATACCCTACAAGATAGTTGGAGGCTTGCGGTTCTTCGAAAGGAAGGAAATCAAGGAAGTTGTAGCATATCTGAAGGTAATCACGAATCCCGATGATAGCTTCTCCCTCAAGAGAATCATAGATGTTCCTCCCCGTAAAATAGGTCCTGTTACCCTGGGCAAAGCTGAAGCTTTTGCCCTTGAAGAGGAAGTATCCTTATATAAGGCTATCCAGATGTTAGTCGAAAGTCAGACTCTTCCCACCGTTACTTTAAGAAGTCTAAGGAACTTCATTGATATCATTGAAGGGTTGAGGGAATTATCCTTTTCCCTTCCTCCTTCTCATCTAATCCGTGAGGTGCTTGAGAGGACGGGTTATTTGAAATATATTGACAACGGAACCCTTGAAGGAACAACGAGAAAGGAAAATCTACAGGAGTTCATATCATTTGCCAGGGAATTTGAGGATAAGAATCCCTCTGCTGACATCCTTGCCCTTCTGGAGAGAGTAGCCCTTTTGACAGATGTTGATACCTATGAGCAGACGCCTGATGCGGTTACTTTAATGACGCTTCATTCCGCAAAGGGTTTGGAGTTTCCGATAGTTTTCATCGTTGGGCTTGAGGAGGGCTTGCTTCCCCATTCCCGCTCTCTAATGAGCGAGATGGAGATAGAGGAGGAGAGGAGGCTTCTATATGTGGGGATGACGCGCACTAAAGAGAAGCTCTTCCTCTCTCGTTCCTGGAATAGGTCTGCTTACGGAGGCGGTAAGCCATCGCGTTTTTTGCAGGAGATACCGAAGGAGTTGCTTGAGGAGGTTGCTCCCACTTCCTCCCATTATCCTTCTATCCATCCCCAGGCTGAGAGCATAATAGAGAAAGCCTCACCGAGGGAGAGCGTCAAATTGAAATTGAAAGTTGGGGATAAGGTGAAGCATATGGAGTTTGGTGAGGGAGTAGTACTTCAAATCGAACCAGCGGAAGATGATGCTATAGTGACGGTTTTCTTCTCCGGCTTAGGTAGTAAAAGGCTTCTTTTGAGCTTTGCCAACTTGCAAAAAATTTGA
- the ligA gene encoding NAD-dependent DNA ligase LigA — translation MTEEEAKKRIEELRRLIEYHNYRYYVLDSPEISDAEYDALMRELMELEEKFPQFVTPDSPTQRVGAPPLEVFPTYRHRVPMLSLQNAFNEEDLIAFDRRIKRFLGMNEDEKIEYCAELKMDGLAVSLTYENGILTHGATRGDGFEGEDVTPNLKTIRAIPLRINIPNPPPIIEVRGEVIMHKKDFEELNRQRAESGEPLFANPRNAAAGSVRQLDSSITAKRKLDIFIYGIGYCEGYEFKTQYEILTTLRDWGFKVNPHFRLCNGIEEAIEYCREWTEKHHSLPYETDGTVIKVNSLLLQTELGTLARSPRWAIAFKFPAEQGVTQVEDIIVQVGRTGTLTPVAVLKPVEVGGVTISRATLHNEDEIKRLGVKIKDWVVVQRAGEVIPEIVAVVTSRRTGEEIEFQMPKTCPVCGSEVVRFPDEVAYRCINYACPAQVKERIYHFASRDAMNIEGLGKEWVDKLVDEGLIKDAADLYYLKLWDLLKLERMGEKLARKLLSNIEKSKKTELHRLIYALGIRHVGESTARLLAQHFGSLERLMNATLEEISSIPGIGPVVAESIYRFFREPHNRELIEKLKKAGVRVEEEEAPEEKPLAGQRIVFTGALRSMERSRAEEIVAKLGGIPSSSVSRNTTLVVVGENPGSKYQRALELGIKTINEEEFLEMIRPYVEV, via the coding sequence ATGACAGAGGAGGAAGCCAAAAAGAGGATTGAAGAATTGAGAAGACTCATAGAGTATCATAACTATCGCTACTATGTGCTGGACTCACCCGAGATATCCGATGCGGAATATGATGCCCTTATGCGGGAACTAATGGAACTTGAGGAGAAATTCCCCCAATTTGTCACTCCCGATTCCCCCACTCAAAGAGTTGGAGCACCTCCTTTGGAGGTCTTCCCCACATATAGACACCGGGTTCCCATGCTATCCCTACAGAATGCCTTCAACGAGGAGGATTTGATAGCCTTTGATAGGAGGATAAAGCGCTTTCTGGGTATGAACGAGGATGAGAAGATAGAATATTGCGCCGAGCTGAAGATGGACGGGTTGGCTGTTTCCCTCACCTATGAGAACGGGATTCTCACTCACGGAGCGACGAGAGGAGATGGTTTTGAAGGGGAAGATGTGACTCCAAATTTAAAGACAATCCGTGCTATTCCCTTAAGGATAAACATCCCCAATCCGCCTCCCATAATTGAGGTGAGAGGCGAGGTTATAATGCACAAGAAGGATTTTGAGGAGCTGAACAGGCAGAGGGCGGAGTCAGGGGAGCCGCTTTTCGCCAATCCCCGCAACGCAGCTGCAGGTTCTGTAAGGCAGCTGGACTCGTCCATTACCGCCAAAAGGAAGCTTGATATATTCATCTACGGCATCGGATACTGCGAGGGATACGAATTCAAGACCCAATATGAGATACTGACGACCCTTAGGGATTGGGGCTTTAAGGTCAATCCCCACTTCCGTCTTTGCAATGGTATAGAGGAAGCGATTGAGTATTGCAGGGAGTGGACGGAGAAGCACCATAGCCTACCATATGAGACAGATGGAACAGTTATAAAGGTCAATTCCCTCTTGCTTCAAACTGAACTTGGGACGCTTGCCCGCAGCCCTCGCTGGGCGATAGCCTTCAAGTTCCCCGCGGAGCAAGGAGTGACGCAGGTAGAGGATATAATAGTTCAAGTGGGAAGAACCGGCACCCTAACGCCAGTGGCTGTGCTGAAGCCAGTGGAGGTGGGAGGAGTGACAATCTCTCGCGCTACACTTCATAATGAGGATGAAATAAAGCGCTTAGGCGTTAAGATAAAGGATTGGGTGGTTGTGCAGAGGGCAGGGGAAGTTATCCCGGAAATTGTCGCTGTGGTTACTTCAAGGCGAACTGGTGAGGAGATAGAGTTTCAGATGCCTAAGACCTGTCCAGTTTGTGGCTCCGAGGTCGTCAGGTTCCCCGATGAGGTTGCTTACAGGTGCATTAACTATGCCTGCCCTGCTCAGGTAAAGGAGAGGATATATCATTTCGCCTCTAGAGACGCTATGAACATAGAAGGGCTTGGAAAGGAGTGGGTGGATAAGTTGGTAGATGAGGGTTTGATTAAGGACGCCGCTGACCTTTACTACCTCAAGCTATGGGACCTTCTGAAGCTTGAGAGGATGGGAGAAAAGCTGGCGCGGAAGCTGCTTAGCAACATTGAGAAATCAAAGAAGACGGAGCTTCATCGCCTGATTTATGCCTTAGGGATAAGGCATGTGGGAGAAAGCACCGCCCGCCTCTTAGCTCAACACTTCGGTTCCCTTGAGCGTCTAATGAACGCTACCCTTGAGGAAATATCAAGCATTCCGGGCATAGGTCCAGTGGTAGCGGAGAGCATATATAGGTTCTTCCGTGAGCCTCACAATAGAGAGTTGATAGAGAAATTGAAGAAGGCAGGAGTTAGGGTGGAAGAGGAGGAAGCGCCAGAGGAGAAGCCCCTTGCGGGTCAGAGGATAGTGTTCACGGGAGCTCTCCGCTCAATGGAGAGAAGCAGGGCTGAGGAGATAGTAGCTAAATTGGGTGGTATTCCTTCTTCTTCCGTCAGTAGAAACACCACCCTTGTAGTTGTGGGAGAAAACCCGGGTTCTAAATACCAAAGGGCGCTGGAGCTAGGGATAAAGACGATAAACGAGGAAGAGTTCTTGGAGATGATAAGACCATATGTGGAGGTGTGA
- a CDS encoding zinc ribbon domain-containing protein, translated as MPIYEYLCLNCRRKFAYLVGVVADPGPLKCPTCGEEKRLKKVISRVSRLRDEDEIIESIADESILSGVDENDPKSVASFMRRISKEMGEGGEEVEELIEAVERGEDLEGGDLEEGEELPTEA; from the coding sequence TTGCCTATTTATGAATATCTCTGTTTGAATTGCCGAAGAAAGTTTGCTTATTTAGTTGGCGTCGTCGCCGACCCGGGTCCGCTTAAATGTCCGACTTGCGGGGAGGAGAAGAGGCTCAAGAAGGTCATATCCAGGGTTTCCCGCCTGAGAGATGAGGACGAGATAATTGAATCCATCGCGGATGAGAGTATTCTCTCGGGTGTTGATGAAAATGACCCTAAGAGCGTCGCTTCCTTTATGAGGAGGATAAGCAAGGAGATGGGCGAGGGAGGGGAGGAGGTGGAGGAATTGATTGAAGCGGTTGAGAGGGGAGAGGATTTAGAGGGAGGAGATTTGGAGGAAGGAGAGGAGCTACCAACCGAAGCTTAA
- a CDS encoding metallophosphoesterase family protein, protein MRYGIISDIHSNLPALEVVLSNLKKEVDAFLCLGDIVGYGAQPNECCEVIKELKPIAVAGNHDWGAVEKIPLHHFNPYAEEAILWTKNNLKSENRDFLYSLPKTHIESLFTIVHGSLREPIEEYLLSTPQARDTFSLLTTPILFFGHTHIPTLFLQREGQLSVSAIILSNGAKIEIKEGFRYLINPGSVGQPRDNIPLASVGIFDTSKLEVEIKRYEYPIEEAQRRIISAGLPLILAERLSFGW, encoded by the coding sequence ATGCGATACGGCATAATCTCCGATATCCACAGCAATTTGCCTGCCTTAGAGGTTGTCCTCTCAAATCTCAAGAAGGAAGTGGATGCTTTCCTATGCCTGGGCGATATAGTTGGCTATGGTGCTCAGCCGAACGAGTGCTGTGAGGTAATAAAAGAACTCAAGCCAATCGCCGTGGCGGGAAATCACGACTGGGGAGCAGTGGAGAAAATCCCTTTACATCACTTCAATCCTTACGCTGAAGAAGCCATTCTTTGGACGAAGAATAACCTTAAAAGCGAGAATAGAGATTTTCTTTACTCCCTTCCTAAAACCCACATAGAGTCCCTCTTCACCATCGTTCACGGCTCCCTAAGAGAGCCAATTGAGGAATACCTCCTCTCCACTCCCCAGGCAAGGGACACTTTCTCTCTCTTAACGACCCCAATCCTCTTCTTCGGGCATACTCACATCCCAACTCTTTTCCTTCAAAGGGAAGGACAACTCTCGGTCTCGGCAATCATCCTTTCCAATGGAGCGAAGATAGAGATAAAAGAAGGTTTCCGCTACTTAATAAATCCCGGCTCCGTCGGTCAGCCGAGGGATAACATCCCTCTGGCAAGTGTGGGCATCTTTGATACATCAAAATTAGAGGTGGAGATAAAAAGATATGAATATCCAATAGAAGAGGCACAGAGGAGGATTATCTCCGCTGGTCTGCCTCTTATCCTCGCAGAGAGATTAAGCTTCGGTTGGTAG
- a CDS encoding alpha-galactosidase, with the protein MKMFFLPFLAFHLPSGGVEAWLDANFSRNVLPPFSFVYGGRHSSEFLRNWKFSKEKVKEYGARKEWVFSYSSPEKGLVVRCEVVAFKDFPAIEWVLKFRNNGEADTPIIENIKALDYLFRGKGEFLLHRALGSNAQRDDFAPIEEPLKQGSELRITPIGGRSSNTTSLPFFNIENKGKGGVIMGIGWSGQWLAEFERKEEGVRVSAGMELVHLKLHPGEEIRTPRILLLFWEGDDYLSSQNLFRKFLIAHHIPKIKGKPVTLPFSCSSSGPPDEANRASVENQLEFVSPFVKDYGVEYLWIDAGWFVGGWPNGVGNWFPRPDGFPKGFRPLVQEIKRMGMKGLILWFEPERVFQGTWIDREHHDWVIWLPGNPNGLLNLGNEEALKWLTEHLSKMIEEEGISVYRQDFNMDPLPYWRSADPPDRQGITEIRHIEGLYKLWDELLSRHPSLIIDNCASGGRRIDLETVSRSVMLWRTDYHYFEPNGQQCHTYGVSFYLPTTATSCGYPNAYLFRSAMGNGMGIWVPWNPKAPYEIYRQFLPPIVDWEPTKPFPLELAKGLVEEFKEAREFFYGDYYPLSPYSTSDDTWIAYQFHREDLRGGVALIFRRQNCPQSDFVISFKGLNPSARYELIISDDRLEKRRRVLSGKLLMEGITLTIEQAPGSLLIFYKER; encoded by the coding sequence ATGAAGATGTTCTTTCTTCCCTTTTTAGCCTTCCATCTGCCAAGCGGAGGAGTGGAAGCTTGGCTGGATGCGAACTTTTCAAGAAATGTTCTTCCTCCTTTCTCCTTTGTCTACGGTGGTAGACATTCAAGCGAATTTTTGAGGAATTGGAAATTCTCAAAGGAAAAGGTCAAAGAATACGGAGCAAGAAAGGAGTGGGTTTTCTCTTACTCCTCACCAGAGAAGGGATTGGTCGTTCGCTGCGAGGTTGTTGCCTTCAAAGATTTTCCAGCGATTGAATGGGTGCTCAAGTTCAGGAACAATGGGGAAGCCGATACGCCGATAATTGAGAACATAAAGGCTCTTGATTATTTATTTAGAGGAAAGGGGGAATTCCTTCTTCATAGGGCTTTGGGAAGCAATGCCCAAAGGGACGATTTCGCTCCTATTGAGGAACCATTAAAGCAGGGAAGCGAGTTAAGAATCACTCCCATAGGTGGTCGTTCTTCCAACACGACCTCTCTTCCCTTCTTCAATATCGAGAATAAGGGGAAGGGCGGGGTTATTATGGGCATAGGCTGGTCGGGGCAATGGCTGGCGGAGTTTGAGAGAAAAGAGGAGGGAGTGAGGGTATCGGCGGGAATGGAGCTCGTTCATCTCAAGCTTCATCCTGGCGAGGAGATAAGAACTCCTCGCATATTGCTTCTTTTCTGGGAAGGGGATGATTATTTAAGTTCCCAGAATCTCTTTCGCAAATTTCTCATAGCGCATCACATCCCCAAAATAAAAGGGAAACCGGTTACATTACCTTTCTCCTGTAGTTCCTCTGGACCGCCTGATGAAGCCAATAGGGCAAGCGTAGAGAATCAGCTTGAATTCGTTTCTCCCTTTGTCAAGGATTACGGAGTTGAATATCTTTGGATAGATGCGGGTTGGTTTGTGGGGGGATGGCCGAATGGGGTTGGCAATTGGTTCCCTCGTCCAGATGGATTTCCCAAGGGATTTCGTCCTCTCGTGCAAGAGATAAAAAGAATGGGGATGAAGGGATTGATTTTGTGGTTTGAACCGGAAAGGGTTTTTCAGGGGACCTGGATAGATAGAGAACATCACGATTGGGTTATCTGGTTGCCGGGAAATCCAAACGGACTATTGAATTTAGGGAACGAGGAAGCACTTAAATGGCTAACCGAGCATCTTTCAAAGATGATAGAGGAGGAGGGGATAAGCGTTTATAGGCAGGATTTCAATATGGACCCGCTTCCCTATTGGCGTTCCGCTGACCCACCGGACAGGCAGGGGATAACGGAGATAAGGCACATAGAGGGATTGTATAAGCTTTGGGATGAGCTTTTGAGTAGGCATCCCAGCTTGATTATAGACAACTGCGCCTCTGGAGGGAGAAGGATAGACCTGGAGACAGTTTCCCGTAGCGTTATGCTTTGGAGAACTGATTATCATTACTTTGAACCGAATGGTCAGCAGTGCCACACTTATGGTGTAAGCTTCTATCTCCCCACGACAGCCACAAGCTGTGGATATCCTAATGCCTATCTTTTCAGAAGCGCTATGGGGAATGGGATGGGAATCTGGGTTCCCTGGAATCCTAAAGCTCCTTATGAGATATATCGCCAATTCCTTCCACCAATAGTGGATTGGGAGCCTACGAAGCCGTTTCCCTTGGAGTTGGCTAAGGGTCTTGTTGAGGAATTCAAGGAGGCAAGGGAATTCTTCTATGGAGATTATTATCCTTTATCTCCCTACAGCACAAGCGATGACACTTGGATTGCCTATCAATTTCACAGGGAAGATTTGAGGGGAGGAGTAGCTTTGATTTTCAGGAGGCAGAATTGTCCCCAAAGCGATTTCGTTATAAGTTTCAAAGGTTTAAATCCCTCAGCCCGATACGAGCTTATCATCAGCGATGATAGATTAGAGAAGAGGAGGAGAGTTTTAAGTGGAAAGTTATTGATGGAAGGGATAACCCTCACGATAGAGCAGGCTCCCGGTTCTCTTTTAATCTTTTATAAGGAGAGATAA
- a CDS encoding VCBS repeat-containing protein, with the protein MRFVILLFFLPPFISLSAGKVKAPTIPPYPQNPFVIKLDIPPIESEDSAGSIIVADLDKDGKMDYLVTRRGYVSAYRWDGKKLWVLQVDLRVGGSAEREGLPGHHGAGVQAGDVDGDGKTEVLFLTNDSVLHIVDGVSGKEKWSVKPPVPKGAQRWEHLAIANLRGKGDRDVVLQATNEKGYRMGRYVAGFSLDDLRNGKTTPLWKTDNFLACAHNGLRVADLNGDGRDEIISGSILSPEGKELFRVDVKGHLDSVFIADVRPDIPGLEVVALEEGANRTFLFNTKGLIWVKDYKRQEPQNAAVGEFDLQRPGLEIWCRSRYDVEQKPWVYDAQGNIIASYELSKVAPSDWTNKGVEVIYSIWWDGSNRQLIAAKERHKSGDVAVIDPLTGKFIARFKDKADRLYVADVAGDWREELIVVSGNELHIYQNTAPNPNPNNERLWNKQWYRRSKAVWNYYSP; encoded by the coding sequence TTGAGATTTGTGATTTTGCTTTTCTTTTTGCCACCTTTCATCTCCTTATCAGCGGGAAAGGTGAAAGCACCCACCATTCCTCCTTATCCCCAAAATCCTTTCGTAATAAAACTTGATATCCCACCAATTGAAAGCGAAGATAGTGCTGGGAGCATCATCGTTGCTGACTTGGATAAGGATGGAAAAATGGATTATCTTGTCACTCGCAGGGGATATGTTTCAGCATATCGTTGGGACGGGAAGAAGCTATGGGTTTTGCAGGTGGATTTGAGGGTTGGCGGGTCAGCAGAAAGAGAAGGCTTGCCAGGGCACCACGGAGCGGGCGTGCAGGCTGGCGATGTAGATGGAGATGGAAAAACAGAGGTTCTCTTCCTTACAAATGACAGCGTTCTCCATATAGTTGATGGAGTATCAGGCAAGGAGAAATGGTCGGTCAAACCACCTGTTCCCAAGGGTGCACAAAGATGGGAGCATTTAGCTATTGCCAACTTGAGAGGAAAAGGCGATAGAGACGTCGTCTTGCAGGCAACTAATGAAAAGGGATATAGAATGGGAAGATATGTAGCGGGTTTTTCCTTAGACGATTTGCGAAATGGTAAAACAACACCCCTTTGGAAGACTGACAACTTCCTTGCCTGCGCCCACAATGGTTTGAGAGTAGCCGATTTGAACGGTGATGGAAGGGATGAAATAATTAGCGGGTCAATCCTCTCACCCGAAGGGAAGGAGCTTTTCAGGGTGGATGTTAAGGGGCATTTGGACAGTGTTTTCATCGCCGATGTCCGCCCCGATATTCCTGGTTTGGAGGTAGTAGCGCTTGAAGAGGGAGCAAATCGCACCTTTCTTTTTAATACTAAGGGGTTAATCTGGGTGAAAGATTATAAAAGGCAGGAACCACAAAACGCGGCTGTCGGCGAGTTTGACCTCCAACGTCCAGGTTTGGAAATCTGGTGTAGGAGCAGATACGATGTGGAGCAAAAGCCCTGGGTATACGATGCACAGGGAAATATAATCGCCTCTTATGAATTGAGCAAAGTTGCACCGTCTGATTGGACTAATAAGGGGGTGGAGGTGATTTACTCCATATGGTGGGATGGAAGCAATCGCCAGCTAATAGCGGCAAAAGAAAGACATAAATCAGGAGATGTGGCGGTAATTGACCCCTTAACCGGCAAGTTCATAGCCCGCTTTAAAGATAAAGCCGACCGTTTATATGTCGCCGATGTTGCAGGAGATTGGAGGGAGGAATTAATCGTTGTCTCCGGCAACGAGCTTCACATATACCAGAATACTGCTCCTAATCCAAACCCCAATAATGAGCGCCTCTGGAATAAGCAATGGTATAGAAGAAGCAAGGCTGTTTGGAACTATTATTCCCCTTGA
- a CDS encoding sugar phosphate isomerase/epimerase, translating to MRVGACLPWNLSHLLEEAGGDFIELPLREVARLDEEEFNDLFSSLSLPAEAFNIFLPSYIKIVGENVDWEAIEGYLDLSLRRAKLLGGEVIVFGSGGQRRREQDFPQEKAMEQISYFLLKACEVAERFGLKIAIEHLNREETNTINRVSDALQLVEKVGKQNLGVIVDIYHLMKEREGWDVMERAGRKLFHIHISDPQRNPPLCKEGILADFLTFLKKIGYENRISIESRWQNIEEELPKAIENLKSLIEE from the coding sequence TTGAGGGTTGGCGCTTGCCTCCCCTGGAATCTTTCCCATCTGTTGGAGGAAGCGGGAGGGGATTTCATAGAGCTTCCCCTCCGCGAGGTTGCAAGGCTTGATGAGGAGGAATTCAACGACCTGTTCTCTTCTCTATCTCTTCCAGCGGAGGCATTCAACATCTTTTTGCCTTCCTATATAAAAATAGTGGGCGAGAATGTGGATTGGGAGGCTATTGAGGGTTATTTGGATTTGTCTTTAAGAAGGGCGAAGTTATTGGGTGGTGAGGTGATTGTCTTCGGCTCCGGCGGGCAAAGGAGAAGGGAACAGGATTTTCCACAAGAGAAGGCTATGGAGCAAATATCTTATTTCCTCCTTAAAGCCTGCGAGGTCGCAGAGAGATTTGGGCTGAAAATAGCGATAGAGCATTTAAATCGGGAAGAGACGAACACAATAAATAGGGTAAGCGATGCTTTGCAATTGGTTGAGAAGGTAGGTAAGCAAAATCTGGGGGTAATAGTTGATATTTATCATCTTATGAAGGAAAGGGAAGGATGGGATGTAATGGAAAGGGCGGGTAGGAAGCTTTTTCACATCCATATCTCGGACCCTCAGAGAAACCCACCCCTTTGTAAGGAAGGCATATTGGCGGATTTTTTGACCTTCTTGAAAAAGATTGGCTATGAAAATAGAATATCTATTGAAAGCAGATGGCAAAATATAGAAGAGGAGCTCCCAAAAGCGATAGAGAATTTAAAATCCCTTATAGAGGAGTGA